ACCACGAGCAACTTTCAAAAGAAGAAGCGCGTACTGTGTTGGTAAACATTTCCGAAGGAAAATACAACCAAAGTCAAATTGCCGCATTTTTGACAGTATATATGATGCGAAACGTGAGTTTGGAAGAATTGGAAGGATTCCGCGATGCGTTATTAGACCTGTGTTTGGCGGTAGATTTTAGCGAATACAACACTATAGATTTGTGCGGCACGGGCGGCGATGGAAAGAATACTTTTAATATTTCAACTTTGGCATCGTTTGTTACGGCGGGCGCTGGAATAAAAGTCGCCAAGCATGGCAATTACGGAGTTTCTTCCGTAAGCGGCAGTAGCAATGTGATGGAAGCATTGGGAATAAGATTCAGTAATAATAGAGACTTTTTAAAACGAAGTTTGGACGAGGCCGGAATTTGTGTTTTGCACGCTCCCCTCTTTCACCCTGCAATGAAAAATGTAGCGCCAATTAGAAGGGAATTGGGTGTAAAAACCTTTTTCAATATGCTCGGACCAATGGTAAATCCTGCATTTCCAAACAATCAATTGGTGGGGGTTTTCAATTTGGAATTGGCGCGGATGTACGGGTATCTCTATCAAAAAAGTGAAAAAAAATTCGCAGTGCTGAACGCAACGGACGGTTATGATGAAATTTCACTTACGGGCCCCGTAAAGGTTATTTCGAAAAATTCAGAAAACATGTTGAATGCCGAGGAATTTGGCGTGAAAAAAATTCGCGAATCTGAAATATTCGGTGGTGAAACGGTAAAAGCTTCCGCCGAAATATTTTTGGATATTTTAAACGGAAAAGGCTCCGAAGCACAAAATAACGTGGTTTGCGCAAATGCTGGAATGGCCATTTCAGTAGTTGAAGATTGCACTGTTAAAGAAGGTTTTGAAAAAGCGACGGAATCTTTACAAGCTAGAAAAGCATTGCAATCATTTAAAAAATTACAACAACTATCGGAAAGATGAATTGGGAGTGACGAGTTACGAGCGACGAGCGACGAGTTACGAGCGACGAGTTACGAGTGACGAGCGACGAATCACGAATTAACGATTAACGATTAACGATTAACGATTAACGATTAACGATTAACGATTAACGAAAAATGAACATTTTAAATACCATAACTGCTTATAAACGCAAGGAAGTTTCCGCAAAAAAAGAAGCTATTCCTACAAGATTATTGGAGAAATTTCCACTTTTCGCCAAAGAAACAAAATCATTAGCAGAGGCGTTACGCAATTCTACAACCGGAATTATTGCAGAGCACAAACGCCGCTCGCCCAGTAAATCTGTCATTAACGACAAGGTACTGTTGCCCGAAGTAGTTTTAGGTTATGAAAATGCTGGGGCTAAAGGAGTTTCAGTTTTAACCGATTCTAACTTTTTTGGTGGCTCATTAGATGATCTTTTGGTAGCCGAAAAAACGATTTCCATCCCAATACTACGGAAAGAATTCATCATTGACCCCTATCAAATTTACGAATCGAAAGCATACGGCGCAGATGCCATTTTATTAATTGCGGCGTGTCTTTCGGCAGAAGAATTAAAACAGTTTTCGCATTTGGCAAAAAGTTTAAAACTCGATGTATTATTAGAAGTCCATAATCTGGAGGAACTTCAAAAATCAATGTTGCCAAATGTAGATATGATTGGCGTTAACAATAGAAATTTAAAAAATTTTAAGGTAAGTATAGATATCAGCAAAAAGCTTTCCAAAGAAATTCCGAATGATTTTGTGAAAATTTCCGAAAGCGGAATTAGCGATGTGGAAACTATAAAAGAATTGAGAACCTTTGGTTACGAAGGGTTTTTAATTGGTGAAAATTTTATGAAGACGGAAAATCCCGGAGAAACCGCAAAACAATTTATTGAAAAACTGAGATGAAGCCATTGCTAAAAATTTGTGGAATGAAACACAACATCGCCGAAGTTGCCAAACTTCAGCCAGATTATTTGGGTTTTATTTTTTATGAAAAGAGTCCGCGGTATTTTGATGGTGAAGAAATTCCACAGCTTCCCGAAGGCGTTAAAAAGGTTGGCGTTTTCGTGGATGCTACAATAGATGAAATTCTCACAACTTTTGAAAAATACAATTTGGATGTTATTCAACTTCATGGCAATGAAACAAAGGAATTTGTGCTAACCCTAAATATGTATTTGCGGTTAAAGTTTTGGGATGGATATGAAGTTTGGAAAGTCTTTCCCGTTGACGATTCTTTCGATTTTTCCGATACACGTGATTTTGTAAAAAAAGTAGATGCTTTTTTATTCGATACAAAAGGTCATAATCACGGTGGCAATGGAAAAACTTTTAATTGGGAGATTTTGAAAAATTACAAATATAAAACACCCTTCATTTTAAGTGGCGGCATAGGTTTGGAAGAAATTGAAAATTTAAAAAAACTATTAAAAACAAACCTGCCAATTTATGCGATTGACGTAAATAGCAAATTTGAAATCGAGCCAGGAATGAAGGACGTTTCAACTTTAAAGAAGTTCATGGACGTTTTAAACCACGACTGAGGAAACCACGAACTACGACTAAAAAAAGCGATGAATACTGAATATTGAATACTGAAAATATGAATTATAATGTAAACGAAAAAGGCTATTACGGGGAGTTTGGTGGAGCGTATATTCCCGAAATGCTGTATCCAAATGTGGAGGAATTACGACAAAAGTATTTAAAGGTAATGGGTGAGGAATCCTTTCAAAAAGAATTCCACCAATTGCTGAAAGACTACGTGGGGCGCCCTACACCGTTGTATTTTGCAAAGCGGCTTTCAGAAAAATACAACACAAAAATCTATTTAAAACGCGAAGATCTCTGCCACACGGGAGCGCACAAAGTAAACAACACTATTGGCCAGATTTTGATGGCAAAACGATTGGGCAAAACCCGGATTATTGCCGAAACCGGCGCCGGGCAGCACGGCGTTGCGACCGCAACAGTTTGTGCTTTAATGGGCTTGGAATGTATTGTTTTTATGGGTGAAATCGATATAAAACGTCAAGCGCCAAACGTGGCCCGTATGAAAATGCTGGGCGCAAAAGTTGTACCAGCCACAAGTGGAAGCAAAACTTTGAAAGACGCCACCAATGAAGCAATTCGAGATTGGATCAACAATCCGGTTAATACACATTATATTATAGGTAGTGTTGTTGGCCCGCACCCATATCCTGATATGGTAGCCCGTTTTCAAAGTGTGATTTCAGAGGAAATAAAAACTCAACTCAACGAAAAAGAAAGCCGTGAAAACCCAGATTTTGTAGTGGCTTGTGTGGGTGGTGGCAGTAATGCCGCAGGAGCATTTTATCATTATTTAAACAAACCTGAAGTAGGAATCATCGCTGTAGAAGCAGCCGGAAAAGGAATTGATAGTGGCGAAAGCGCGGCAACTTCAGCTTTGGGAAAAGTGGGGATTATCCACGGGAGCAAAACGCTTTTAATGCAAACACCGGACGGACAAATTACAGAGCCATACTCTATCTCGGCTGGTTTGGACTATCCCGGTGTAGGCCCCATGCACGCCCATCTTTTTGCTAGCGGCCGCGGCGAGTTTATTTCCATAACAGATAACAAAGCGATGGAGGCCGGAATGGAACTTTGCAAATTGGAAGGCATTATTCCCGCCATTGAAAGTAGTCATGCATTGGCAATTTTTGAAACCCGAAAATTTAAAAAAGACGAAGTGGTTGTCGTGAATTTAAGCGGCCGTGGCGATAAGGATTTGGATACTTACATTAAGCATTTTGATTTATAAAACCGTTGTCCGGTGGAGCGCAATTGAGACCCACTTTTGTGCAAATGGACATTTAGTTCTCGACTTTAATTTATACTCAGCAGGTCGAAGGACTCGAACAGACAAAAAATAATAATATGAACAGAATTCAACAAAAACTTTCAGAGAACAAAAAACTACTTTCTATTTACTTCACCGCAGGTTATCCAAAATTGGATGACACGGTTGAAATAATACAAGAATTGGAAAAATCCAGCGTAGATTTTATTGAAATCGGATTACCTTTCAGCGACCCTTTGGCCGACGGACCCACCATTCAAGTGAGTTCGCAGCTTGCATTAAAAAATGGAATGACCACCCAAGTGCTTTTTCAGCAACTGAAGGACATTCGCAAAACAGTTACAATTCCATTAATTATTATGGGGTATTTTAATCCCCTGCTTCAATTTGGCGTTGAAAATTTCTGTAAAAAATGTGCCGAAATCGGTATTGACGGCTTAATTCTGCCCGATTTACCTTTGGCAGAATATCAAGAACACTATGCCGAAATCTTCAAAAAACATGGGCTTTTGAACATATTTTTAATCACACCCCAAACTTCCGAAGCGCGTATTAAACAAATAGATGCCGCTTCCGAAGGTTTTATTTATATGGTGAGCAGCGCCAGCGTTACGGGCAATTCTTCCGGTTTTGGAGCTGCGCAGGAAAATTATTTTAAAAGAATTGAATTACTACAACTTAAAAATCCACAGATTGTAGGATTCGGAATAAACAATTCAGAAACGTTTCAGCAGGCTACAAAATATTCAAGAGGAGCAATTATTGGCAGTGCCTTTATAAAAATGCTGTCCGAAAAAGGATTGGAAGGCATCTCTAACTTTGTAGGTTCAATTAGAGAGGTTTAACCAATTTTTAGCAAGCATTTAGCACATTTTATGATATATAATCTGTAGTTTGGTAATCTATTTAAATTAAAAGACAAGATTATGGAAAAGAAATTTGAAAGAAAGACAGAACAAAAAAATCCTACTAACCCTACAGGTAACACGAATCAAAAGACCAATAAATTTGATATTGACGAGAAAACCATTAAAAAGCAACAAAATAAAAAATAACGGATTTCCTTTCTAAAGGAAGTGCATTAAAAACTTTATAATGGGAAAAGGCGATAAAAAAACAAAACGCGGAAAGATTAATATAGGCTCGCATGGAAAATTGCGTCCAAAACGCAAAAAATTCAATGTTAGACCAATGCCTACAGAGGATGCGCAAAAAAAAGAAACTTAAAATAAATTGATTTTCGTTTTAAGTTGAATTGAAAAGATTTTTGAGAACAGAGTTTAGTTCTTAAAAATCTTTTCTTTTTTAATTGATTCCAGCGAAGACACATCGAAATACTATCTTTGCAACTTAATTATACCTATTTAAATGAAGCAACCCGTTTCTGGATTTTCAAAGAAAACCAAAGCC
This region of Aequorivita marisscotiae genomic DNA includes:
- the trpD gene encoding anthranilate phosphoribosyltransferase, which translates into the protein MKQILDRLINHEQLSKEEARTVLVNISEGKYNQSQIAAFLTVYMMRNVSLEELEGFRDALLDLCLAVDFSEYNTIDLCGTGGDGKNTFNISTLASFVTAGAGIKVAKHGNYGVSSVSGSSNVMEALGIRFSNNRDFLKRSLDEAGICVLHAPLFHPAMKNVAPIRRELGVKTFFNMLGPMVNPAFPNNQLVGVFNLELARMYGYLYQKSEKKFAVLNATDGYDEISLTGPVKVISKNSENMLNAEEFGVKKIRESEIFGGETVKASAEIFLDILNGKGSEAQNNVVCANAGMAISVVEDCTVKEGFEKATESLQARKALQSFKKLQQLSER
- the trpC gene encoding indole-3-glycerol phosphate synthase TrpC codes for the protein MNILNTITAYKRKEVSAKKEAIPTRLLEKFPLFAKETKSLAEALRNSTTGIIAEHKRRSPSKSVINDKVLLPEVVLGYENAGAKGVSVLTDSNFFGGSLDDLLVAEKTISIPILRKEFIIDPYQIYESKAYGADAILLIAACLSAEELKQFSHLAKSLKLDVLLEVHNLEELQKSMLPNVDMIGVNNRNLKNFKVSIDISKKLSKEIPNDFVKISESGISDVETIKELRTFGYEGFLIGENFMKTENPGETAKQFIEKLR
- a CDS encoding phosphoribosylanthranilate isomerase, with product MKHNIAEVAKLQPDYLGFIFYEKSPRYFDGEEIPQLPEGVKKVGVFVDATIDEILTTFEKYNLDVIQLHGNETKEFVLTLNMYLRLKFWDGYEVWKVFPVDDSFDFSDTRDFVKKVDAFLFDTKGHNHGGNGKTFNWEILKNYKYKTPFILSGGIGLEEIENLKKLLKTNLPIYAIDVNSKFEIEPGMKDVSTLKKFMDVLNHD
- the trpB gene encoding tryptophan synthase subunit beta gives rise to the protein MNYNVNEKGYYGEFGGAYIPEMLYPNVEELRQKYLKVMGEESFQKEFHQLLKDYVGRPTPLYFAKRLSEKYNTKIYLKREDLCHTGAHKVNNTIGQILMAKRLGKTRIIAETGAGQHGVATATVCALMGLECIVFMGEIDIKRQAPNVARMKMLGAKVVPATSGSKTLKDATNEAIRDWINNPVNTHYIIGSVVGPHPYPDMVARFQSVISEEIKTQLNEKESRENPDFVVACVGGGSNAAGAFYHYLNKPEVGIIAVEAAGKGIDSGESAATSALGKVGIIHGSKTLLMQTPDGQITEPYSISAGLDYPGVGPMHAHLFASGRGEFISITDNKAMEAGMELCKLEGIIPAIESSHALAIFETRKFKKDEVVVVNLSGRGDKDLDTYIKHFDL
- the trpA gene encoding tryptophan synthase subunit alpha — translated: MNRIQQKLSENKKLLSIYFTAGYPKLDDTVEIIQELEKSSVDFIEIGLPFSDPLADGPTIQVSSQLALKNGMTTQVLFQQLKDIRKTVTIPLIIMGYFNPLLQFGVENFCKKCAEIGIDGLILPDLPLAEYQEHYAEIFKKHGLLNIFLITPQTSEARIKQIDAASEGFIYMVSSASVTGNSSGFGAAQENYFKRIELLQLKNPQIVGFGINNSETFQQATKYSRGAIIGSAFIKMLSEKGLEGISNFVGSIREV
- a CDS encoding 30S ribosomal protein THX → MGKGDKKTKRGKINIGSHGKLRPKRKKFNVRPMPTEDAQKKET